A stretch of Sphingorhabdus sp. YGSMI21 DNA encodes these proteins:
- a CDS encoding glycerophosphodiester phosphodiesterase, with protein sequence MKAATLSGEPPIVIAHRGASGERPEHTLAAYQLAIEQGADFIEPDLVLTKDGVLVARHENEISGTTDVADRPEFADRKATRLIDGQEYSGWFTEDFTLAELKTLRARERLPDLRAGNMQYDGRFEIPTFEEVLQLIETHAVESGRRIGVYPETKHPGYFKALGLGHDEPLLKLLTQYGYDDKDDPVFIQSFEVGNLQALAKQTDVRLVQLVASEGGPPDIAGRTYASMVTVAGLQAIAAYADGIGPSKDMVIGRNAIGQLGAPTGLVEAAHKAGLVVHPWTFRRENYFLPTDFKSGVDPREPGDLAGEIRAYIAAGVDGLFSDNPAQAVSAAE encoded by the coding sequence ATGAAGGCTGCAACATTGTCCGGCGAACCGCCGATTGTCATTGCCCATCGCGGTGCGAGCGGAGAACGGCCGGAACATACGCTGGCGGCCTATCAGCTGGCTATTGAACAGGGTGCCGATTTCATCGAACCCGATCTGGTGCTGACCAAGGACGGCGTGCTGGTGGCCCGTCACGAGAATGAGATCAGCGGGACGACCGACGTTGCCGATCGTCCGGAATTTGCCGATCGCAAGGCGACCAGGCTGATCGACGGTCAGGAATATTCCGGCTGGTTTACTGAAGATTTTACGCTTGCCGAATTGAAGACATTGCGTGCCAGAGAGCGTCTGCCCGACTTGCGGGCGGGGAATATGCAATATGATGGCCGGTTCGAAATCCCGACCTTTGAAGAGGTCCTGCAACTGATCGAAACACATGCGGTCGAAAGCGGCAGGCGGATAGGTGTCTATCCGGAAACCAAACATCCCGGCTATTTCAAGGCTCTGGGACTGGGACATGACGAACCGTTGCTCAAATTGCTGACACAATATGGCTATGACGACAAGGATGATCCGGTGTTCATTCAGTCGTTCGAGGTCGGCAATCTGCAGGCCCTTGCGAAGCAGACGGATGTCCGGCTTGTGCAACTGGTGGCCAGCGAAGGCGGCCCGCCGGACATCGCCGGGCGGACCTATGCATCAATGGTCACGGTGGCGGGCTTGCAGGCTATCGCCGCCTATGCCGACGGGATCGGACCGTCCAAAGATATGGTGATTGGCCGCAACGCCATTGGCCAGCTGGGCGCACCGACCGGACTGGTTGAGGCCGCGCACAAAGCGGGTCTGGTCGTTCATCCATGGACATTCCGCCGCGAAAATTACTTTCTGCCGACCGATTTCAAGAGCGGCGTCGATCCGCGCGAGCCGGGTGATCTGGCAGGCGAAATCCGCGCCTATATTGCTGCCGGCGTCGATGGCCTGTTCAGCGACAATCCGGCTCAGGCGGTGTCGGCTGCCGAATAG
- a CDS encoding DUF427 domain-containing protein, producing the protein MVQAKWNGAVIAESDDIVMVEGNHYFPRDSVWSKYLMHSDTTSHCPWKGDASYHSLIVDGEINEDAAWFYPAPKQAAAEIEGRIAFWNGVEVA; encoded by the coding sequence ATGGTTCAGGCAAAATGGAACGGCGCGGTGATTGCCGAGAGCGACGATATAGTGATGGTCGAGGGCAACCATTATTTCCCCCGCGATTCGGTCTGGTCGAAATATCTGATGCACAGCGATACGACCAGCCATTGTCCCTGGAAGGGCGATGCATCCTATCACAGCCTGATCGTTGACGGCGAGATCAACGAGGATGCGGCCTGGTTCTATCCCGCACCCAAGCAAGCCGCGGCCGAAATCGAGGGCCGGATCGCCTTCTGGAACGGCGTCGAGGTCGCCTAG
- a CDS encoding metal-dependent hydrolase, with product MSHAAVPLVGAVILGRSRLSLPVIATGLLFAMLPDADVVGFRLGIEYADSWGHRGATHSLLFAAVAALFATALLRPERFGLAAAFLFVSMASHGLLDMLTNGGLGVALFWPFDPLRHFAPYTPIAVSPIGISDFISSRGIKVLYSEAIWIWIPLTLVAAGFGIKKRTSKWFRQNGTAR from the coding sequence ATGTCCCATGCCGCTGTGCCCCTCGTGGGCGCTGTGATATTGGGACGGAGCAGGCTGTCTTTGCCGGTGATTGCCACCGGATTGCTATTCGCGATGCTGCCGGATGCTGACGTGGTCGGTTTTCGGCTGGGCATCGAATATGCGGACAGCTGGGGGCACCGGGGCGCAACCCATAGCCTGCTTTTTGCCGCCGTTGCGGCCCTGTTCGCAACCGCCTTGCTGCGGCCCGAGCGATTTGGTCTGGCGGCGGCTTTCCTGTTCGTTTCGATGGCCTCGCACGGACTGCTGGATATGCTCACCAATGGCGGGCTGGGCGTGGCTCTGTTCTGGCCATTTGATCCCTTGCGCCATTTCGCCCCCTATACCCCGATTGCCGTATCGCCGATTGGCATTTCTGATTTTATCAGTAGCCGTGGCATCAAAGTGTTATATTCCGAAGCTATATGGATTTGGATACCGCTGACACTGGTTGCCGCAGGTTTCGGTATCAAGAAAAGGACAAGCAAATGGTTCAGGCAAAATGGAACGGCGCGGTGA
- a CDS encoding ArsC family reductase, producing MSNETKMYGISNCDTIKKARNWMEKNGINYVFHDYKKSGISKEKLEMWVMQVGWEALVNKRGTTFRKLPDMVKENIGDDTAVMVMAENPSMIKRPVLEHGDELVVGFKAADYEAAGLTARNS from the coding sequence ATGAGCAACGAAACCAAAATGTACGGCATTTCCAATTGCGACACGATCAAGAAGGCGCGCAACTGGATGGAGAAAAACGGCATCAACTATGTCTTCCACGACTATAAAAAGTCGGGGATCAGCAAGGAAAAGCTGGAAATGTGGGTGATGCAGGTCGGCTGGGAAGCGCTGGTCAACAAGCGCGGCACGACCTTTCGCAAGCTGCCGGACATGGTGAAGGAAAATATCGGTGACGATACCGCGGTCATGGTGATGGCGGAGAATCCCAGCATGATCAAACGCCCGGTGCTGGAACATGGCGACGAACTGGTCGTCGGTTTCAAGGCAGCCGATTATGAAGCGGCGGGGCTGACTGCGCGCAACAGCTGA
- the nth gene encoding endonuclease III: MINDQQVETVYRRLSEAMPGRTKDAKGPKGQPDAFRSCISCMLSAQSLDRNTAMAARALFALAQTPEAMLALDDRDIAAAIKPCGLYNMKTRNIRKFCEHLLAEHGGVVPNTREGLLSMPGIGRKCADIVMSFTFGADVIAVDTHVHRVCNRIGLTDAKTADKTAQQLEERSPDWALRDGHFWLIQFGKRICTARSPKCDLCPVADLCLWLKVQQKTGPGP, from the coding sequence ATGATAAACGATCAGCAGGTCGAGACCGTTTACCGCCGTCTCTCCGAAGCCATGCCGGGACGGACGAAGGACGCCAAGGGCCCGAAGGGCCAGCCCGACGCCTTCCGCTCCTGCATATCCTGCATGCTCTCGGCCCAGTCGCTCGACCGCAATACCGCCATGGCCGCGCGCGCCTTGTTCGCGCTCGCGCAGACGCCAGAAGCGATGCTGGCTCTCGACGACCGCGATATTGCCGCAGCGATCAAACCCTGCGGGCTTTATAATATGAAAACGCGCAATATCCGGAAATTCTGCGAACATTTGCTGGCCGAACATGGCGGTGTCGTGCCGAATACCCGTGAAGGCTTGTTGTCGATGCCCGGCATTGGCCGCAAATGCGCGGATATTGTCATGAGCTTCACTTTCGGCGCCGATGTGATCGCTGTCGACACCCATGTGCACCGCGTCTGCAACCGGATTGGCCTGACCGATGCGAAGACTGCGGACAAGACCGCACAGCAACTGGAAGAACGCAGTCCCGATTGGGCCTTGCGCGACGGGCATTTCTGGCTAATTCAATTCGGGAAGCGAATTTGCACCGCCCGGAGCCCGAAATGTGACCTTTGTCCGGTCGCTGACCTATGTCTCTGGCTCAAAGTGCAGCAAAAAACAGGACCAGGCCCATGA
- a CDS encoding endonuclease III produces the protein MQLDLGPDHRTEILRRMHNRLVAQFGRVIRPDDKRRDPMWTLVQGVIGARAKTAVSNDNTDRLIAEYGSWERVAAAPLEELKAHLQTATFPAMAAERLKACLQDIIAQRGKASLDHLATMETEDAMAWLETLPGIARKISAGIMNTSQFNRKALVLDTGHRRVVQRMGLVPPKADTARAYDELMPLLPPEWSAEDLDEHHLLGKRLAQTICRPKQPDCPSCPVRADCETGRTS, from the coding sequence ATGCAACTAGACTTGGGCCCCGATCATCGCACCGAAATATTGCGCCGGATGCACAACAGGCTGGTCGCGCAGTTCGGCCGGGTGATCCGGCCGGATGACAAGCGCCGTGATCCCATGTGGACGCTGGTGCAAGGCGTCATCGGCGCCCGCGCGAAAACCGCTGTGTCCAATGACAATACGGACCGGCTGATCGCCGAATATGGGTCGTGGGAGCGGGTTGCAGCGGCGCCTCTCGAGGAATTGAAGGCCCATCTGCAAACGGCGACTTTCCCGGCGATGGCGGCGGAGCGGCTCAAGGCCTGCCTGCAGGACATTATCGCGCAGCGCGGCAAGGCCAGTCTGGATCATCTTGCGACCATGGAGACAGAGGATGCTATGGCCTGGCTGGAGACCTTGCCCGGGATTGCGCGGAAGATCAGCGCCGGCATCATGAACACCAGCCAGTTTAATCGCAAGGCGCTGGTGCTCGATACCGGCCACCGGCGGGTGGTGCAGCGCATGGGTCTGGTGCCGCCCAAGGCCGATACGGCACGCGCTTATGATGAGTTGATGCCGCTGTTGCCGCCCGAATGGTCCGCTGAAGATCTGGACGAGCACCATCTGCTCGGGAAGCGCCTTGCTCAGACCATTTGCCGCCCGAAACAACCGGATTGCCCGTCCTGTCCGGTACGGGCTGATTGCGAGACGGGCAGGACCTCATGA